One segment of Mastomys coucha isolate ucsf_1 unplaced genomic scaffold, UCSF_Mcou_1 pScaffold23, whole genome shotgun sequence DNA contains the following:
- the Tagln gene encoding transgelin, giving the protein MGREGRQRAGREVTSLPRQPLNPSPSRRHPSPSAPAQAPKLLFFQPTNDRPSLLCLNMANKGPSYGMSREVQSKIEKKYDEELEERLVEWIVIQCGPDVGRPDRGRLGFQVWLKNGVILSKLVNSLYPEGSKPVKVPENPPSMVFKQMEQVAQFLKAAEDYGVTKTDMFQTVDLFEGKDMAAVQRTLMALGSLAVTKNDGHYRGDPNWFMKKAQEHKREFTESQLQEGKHVIGLQMGSNRGASQAGMTGYGRPRQIIS; this is encoded by the exons ATGGGCAGGGAGGGGCGCCAGCGGGCCGGCAGAGAGGTGACATCACTGCCTCGGCAGCCTTTAAACCCCTCACCCAGCCGGCGGCACCCCAGCCCGTCTGCCCCAGCCCAGGCACCGAAGCTACTCTTCTTCCAGCCCACAAACGACCGACCAAGCCTT CTCTGCCTCAACATGGCCAACAAGGGTCCATCCTATGGCATGAGCCGTGAAGTGCAGTCCAAAATTGAGAAGAAGTATGACGAGGAGCTGGAGGAGCGACTAGTGGAGTGGATTGTAATCCAGTGTGGCCCCGATGTAGGCCGCCCAGATCGTGGGCGCCTGGGCTTCCAGGTGTGGCTGAAGAATGGCGTG ATTCTGAGCAAGTTGGTGAACAGCTTGTATCCTGAGGGATCCAAGCCAGTGAAGGTGCCTGAGAACCCGCCTTCCATGGTCTTCAAGCAGATGGAACAGGTGGCTCAATTCCTGAAGGCAGCTGAGGATTATGGAGTCACCAAGACTGACATGTTCCAGACTGTTGACCTCTTTGAAG GCAAGGATATGGCAGCAGTGCAGAGGACTCTAATGGCTTTGGGCAGTTTGGCTGTGACCAAGAACGATGGACACTACCGTGGAGATCCCAACTGGTTTATGAA GAAAGCCCAGGAGCATAAGAGGGAGTTCACAGAGAGCCAACTGCAGGAGGGGAAGCACGTCATTGGCCTTCAAATGGGCAGCAACAGAGGGGCCTCACAGGCTGGCATGACAGGCTACGGGCGACCCCGGCAGATCATCAGTTAG